A genomic segment from Acidimicrobiia bacterium encodes:
- a CDS encoding histidine kinase dimerization/phospho-acceptor domain-containing protein: MLSRLRQHPTRNTWAITGLMATASGIMLIPLAGSSIPLGAPFEVSWWVLAILFAIVELGGIHISTRRGAHTLTLAELPLVLGLAASAPLAIALARVIGLLGTLSWVRWQNSLKLAFNTANALFGTALAVTTMLAVVGEAAITEPRGWLALATGVTVEGVVSGLLVAIIIATNDADRRFADIIGGLTVSWLMSLATAAVSILVFIALAQSIWAIILGVLVVAGLVFAAKIYGRLHSRHEELTAVFGLTQAIEGPLSTQEIVERVLLESGRLLRVDSAEFLHHDSSMQWMRAVLKPDGSIEVSAVPEQPARQVVAALGHHVLALDGDIPEPIAAWQQLGGISNGVISPLVSGGTTVGALMVGDRPGPLSQFSEDDLSLLSTFSGHVAAKIDQALTEEQLRREVEEKHQIIRSKDQLIAAVSHELRTPLTGILGFAETLRDHGDTLDAEITAEAIASIANESTDLANIVDDLLTAARYELGALTAHKTPNDLAVIAERVIEATASRIDTAIEAELLPAMATVDGPRVRQILRNLITNAGRYGGDRIIVRTTRTNGVAGVEVRDNGSGIGDADPERIFAPYQSAHEPGTQPGSVGLGLTISRHLARLMGGDLTFRREESWSVFSLAFDALPEHPVPPAEAG, from the coding sequence ATGCTCTCGAGGCTACGCCAACACCCAACCAGGAACACCTGGGCGATCACAGGCCTGATGGCCACTGCGAGCGGAATCATGTTGATTCCGCTCGCCGGTTCGTCGATTCCCCTCGGCGCGCCGTTCGAGGTCAGTTGGTGGGTCCTGGCAATACTCTTCGCCATCGTCGAACTCGGCGGCATCCATATCTCAACGCGCAGGGGAGCACATACGCTGACCCTGGCGGAGTTGCCTCTGGTACTCGGTCTGGCGGCTTCAGCACCATTGGCGATCGCCCTCGCACGGGTGATCGGGCTGCTGGGCACTCTGTCGTGGGTTCGCTGGCAGAACTCACTCAAGCTGGCCTTCAATACCGCCAATGCTTTGTTCGGCACCGCGCTGGCCGTTACGACCATGCTGGCCGTAGTTGGGGAGGCGGCCATCACCGAACCCCGCGGATGGCTGGCGCTGGCGACCGGAGTGACGGTCGAAGGGGTCGTGTCCGGGTTGCTGGTGGCGATCATCATCGCCACCAACGACGCCGACCGGCGCTTCGCGGACATCATCGGCGGGCTCACGGTCTCCTGGTTGATGAGCCTGGCGACTGCCGCCGTCAGCATCCTCGTCTTCATCGCACTTGCGCAGAGCATATGGGCCATCATCCTCGGAGTCCTGGTCGTTGCCGGCCTGGTCTTCGCGGCCAAGATCTACGGCCGGCTTCACAGCCGTCATGAGGAGTTGACTGCCGTCTTCGGTCTCACTCAGGCGATCGAGGGGCCGCTCAGCACTCAGGAGATCGTTGAGCGGGTCTTGCTGGAATCCGGTCGACTGCTCCGGGTCGACTCCGCCGAGTTCCTGCATCACGACAGTTCGATGCAATGGATGCGAGCGGTGCTCAAGCCGGACGGTTCCATCGAAGTGAGCGCGGTTCCCGAGCAGCCGGCTCGTCAGGTCGTGGCAGCGCTCGGGCATCATGTTCTGGCCCTCGACGGCGACATCCCCGAGCCGATCGCCGCCTGGCAGCAACTCGGTGGCATCAGCAACGGGGTCATCTCACCATTGGTGTCGGGGGGGACAACTGTGGGGGCACTCATGGTGGGCGATCGGCCCGGACCACTCAGCCAGTTCTCCGAGGACGATCTCAGCTTGCTCAGCACGTTCAGCGGTCACGTGGCCGCCAAAATCGACCAGGCGCTCACGGAAGAACAACTCCGGCGCGAAGTCGAGGAAAAGCATCAGATCATCCGTTCGAAAGACCAGCTCATCGCCGCCGTCAGTCACGAACTGCGTACACCGCTCACCGGGATTCTCGGCTTCGCTGAGACTCTCCGGGACCACGGGGACACACTCGACGCCGAGATCACGGCAGAAGCAATCGCGTCGATCGCCAACGAGTCGACCGATCTGGCCAACATCGTCGACGACCTCCTCACCGCGGCCCGGTACGAGCTCGGGGCACTCACGGCTCACAAAACCCCGAACGATCTGGCGGTGATCGCCGAACGGGTCATTGAGGCAACTGCCTCCCGCATCGACACCGCGATCGAGGCTGAGCTCCTCCCGGCCATGGCTACCGTCGACGGACCGCGGGTGCGCCAGATCCTCAGAAACCTCATCACGAACGCAGGGCGCTACGGCGGCGATCGCATCATTGTTCGAACCACCAGGACTAACGGGGTTGCAGGAGTTGAAGTTCGCGACAACGGCTCCGGCATCGGAGACGCCGATCCTGAACGGATCTTCGCTCCTTACCAATCCGCCCATGAGCCCGGCACCCAACCGGGTTCGGTCGGGCTCGGCCTCACCATCTCGCGACACCTTGCCCGACTCATGGGTGGCGATCTCACATTCAGGCGCGAGGAATCATGGAGCGTCTTCTCGCTCGCCTTTGATGCTCTTCCTGAGCATCCGGTGCCCCCGGCGGAAGCAGGCTGA
- a CDS encoding S8 family serine peptidase translates to MYGIEWRTRKAHGRVLMVVLSLIIVVASAPAGALTGGDLSGYQGSPYAVAERIGLIDGNGVAATGATGAGVTIALIDTGVVDVPGLRYSNVTIGPDFSFDDMIPDLRGKDANGHGTHLASIMVASDQAWFDGDHTRSPDRVLGIAPDADLISIKAGTADGTVDVSQVIAAINWVINQKTSGASDIDILNLSFGTASTNPYSSDPLAYAVERAWLAGIVVVVSAGNDGNAGASLSSPAYDPLVIAVGASMLAGTETEADFTSEGVPNRKIDVSAPGKSIIGLRNPGSFSDYFNFDGRIGDDLVRATGTSQAAAVVSGAVALLLEARPDLSPDQVKWLLKKTADKTKSETFGISRLLNVAEAISASVPSYSQSIQRSDGSGSLDAARGLSRLWIGGVMLEGEVDIFGNTWSGNTWSVDAWSVDAWSGNTWSGNTWSGNTWSGNTWSGNTWSGNT, encoded by the coding sequence ATGTACGGTATCGAGTGGCGGACGAGAAAGGCACACGGGCGCGTGCTGATGGTGGTCTTGTCCCTGATCATCGTCGTTGCGAGCGCACCGGCAGGAGCGCTGACCGGGGGGGATCTATCCGGGTATCAAGGGTCACCGTATGCGGTGGCCGAGCGTATCGGCCTGATAGATGGGAACGGCGTCGCCGCGACCGGGGCAACCGGAGCAGGCGTCACGATCGCCCTGATCGACACCGGGGTCGTCGACGTCCCCGGCCTGCGGTACTCGAACGTGACGATCGGTCCCGATTTCTCGTTCGATGACATGATCCCGGATCTGCGCGGCAAAGACGCCAACGGACACGGGACTCATCTCGCCAGCATCATGGTGGCATCTGATCAAGCATGGTTCGACGGTGACCACACACGGTCACCCGACCGGGTGCTCGGTATCGCTCCAGACGCCGACCTGATCAGCATCAAGGCGGGGACTGCGGATGGAACGGTGGACGTGAGTCAAGTGATTGCGGCCATCAACTGGGTCATCAATCAGAAGACGAGCGGTGCATCCGACATCGATATCCTCAACTTGTCATTCGGCACTGCGTCGACCAACCCCTACTCGTCAGACCCGCTGGCCTATGCGGTTGAGCGCGCCTGGCTGGCAGGCATCGTCGTGGTGGTTTCAGCAGGAAACGATGGCAACGCCGGAGCCAGCCTGAGTTCTCCGGCCTACGACCCGCTGGTCATCGCGGTTGGTGCCTCGATGCTCGCCGGAACCGAGACCGAAGCCGACTTCACCTCTGAGGGCGTTCCCAATCGTAAGATCGATGTGAGCGCCCCCGGTAAGTCGATCATCGGCCTTCGCAACCCGGGTTCGTTCTCGGACTATTTCAACTTCGACGGCCGCATCGGCGACGATCTCGTGCGCGCCACCGGCACCTCCCAGGCGGCCGCAGTTGTGTCCGGCGCCGTGGCCCTCCTCCTCGAGGCACGACCCGATCTGAGCCCCGACCAGGTCAAGTGGCTCCTGAAGAAAACCGCCGACAAGACAAAGTCCGAGACCTTCGGGATCTCCCGGCTGCTCAACGTTGCGGAGGCTATCTCCGCCTCCGTCCCGAGCTACTCACAGTCGATCCAGCGGTCCGACGGCAGTGGATCATTGGACGCGGCGCGCGGCCTCTCGCGGTTGTGGATCGGCGGGGTCATGCTCGAAGGCGAGGTAGACATCTTCGGAAACACATGGTCCGGGAATACCTGGTCGGTCGACGCCTGGTCGGTCGACGCCTGGTCCGGGAACACCTGGTCCGGGAACACCTGGTCCGGGAACACCTGGTCCGGGAACACCTGGTCCGGGAACACCTGGTCCGGGAACACCTG
- a CDS encoding DUF2007 domain-containing protein produces MDPNEPVEVGAFFSRIEADIARAHLESIGIKAFVQADDAGGTYAGLEMARAKVFVRAADLADAQAELEIEA; encoded by the coding sequence ATGGATCCGAACGAGCCCGTAGAAGTAGGAGCATTCTTCAGCCGAATCGAGGCGGATATCGCGCGGGCTCACCTGGAATCCATCGGCATCAAGGCCTTCGTCCAGGCCGACGATGCAGGCGGCACGTACGCAGGTCTCGAAATGGCCAGAGCCAAGGTATTCGTCCGAGCCGCCGACCTCGCCGATGCACAGGCGGAGCTCGAGATCGAGGCATAG
- a CDS encoding O-acetylhomoserine aminocarboxypropyltransferase/cysteine synthase, which produces MSSEYRFETLQVHAGQQPAPGTNARAVPIYQTTSYTFDDADHAARLFGLEEFGNIYTRIMNPTTDVFEQRIAALEGGVAAVATASGQAAQLLAISNLAQAGDEIVSSSYLYGGTYNQFKVALPRFGIDVRFVEGTDPSDFEAAISERTKSLYVESIANPEFIVPDLEAVAEVAHRHGIPLIVDNTFGCAGYLVRPIDHGADVVVASATKWIGGHGTSIGGVIVDSGNFDWRNGNFPLFTEPSPGYHGLVFGDVFGPDGPFGNIAFAIRARVEGLRDLGAALSPFNSFLLLQGLETLSLRVQRHVDNALALASWLEDLSEVSWVNYPGLPSHRSHDLAKKYLQHGFGAVLSFGVEGGFEAARRFINAVELASHLANVGDAKTLVIHPASTTHQQLSEEERAAAGVRSDLVRVSVGIEHIEDIKRDFSQALARSQEAAPV; this is translated from the coding sequence ATGAGCTCCGAATACCGATTCGAAACCCTGCAGGTTCATGCAGGCCAACAACCGGCCCCCGGCACAAACGCGCGGGCAGTGCCGATCTACCAGACAACCTCTTACACGTTCGACGATGCAGACCATGCTGCTCGTCTGTTCGGTCTCGAGGAGTTCGGCAACATCTACACCAGAATCATGAACCCGACCACCGATGTGTTCGAACAGCGGATCGCCGCTCTCGAGGGCGGGGTGGCGGCCGTTGCGACCGCCTCTGGACAGGCCGCACAGCTGCTGGCAATCAGCAACCTCGCCCAGGCCGGAGACGAGATCGTCTCGTCTAGCTACCTGTATGGCGGTACCTACAACCAGTTCAAGGTGGCGCTGCCGCGCTTCGGGATCGATGTGAGGTTCGTGGAAGGCACCGATCCGTCGGATTTCGAAGCCGCCATCAGCGAACGCACCAAGTCGCTCTACGTTGAATCGATTGCCAACCCGGAGTTCATCGTCCCCGATCTCGAGGCAGTCGCCGAAGTAGCCCACCGCCACGGGATCCCTCTAATTGTCGACAACACCTTCGGATGCGCCGGGTATCTGGTGAGGCCGATCGATCACGGAGCCGATGTCGTGGTCGCCTCCGCCACGAAGTGGATTGGTGGGCATGGGACATCTATCGGTGGGGTGATTGTCGACTCGGGCAACTTCGATTGGCGCAACGGCAACTTCCCGCTCTTCACCGAGCCGTCGCCCGGGTACCACGGCCTGGTCTTCGGTGATGTATTCGGTCCGGATGGCCCGTTCGGCAACATCGCGTTCGCCATCAGAGCCAGGGTCGAAGGTCTGCGAGATCTCGGCGCGGCGCTGAGCCCTTTCAATTCGTTTCTTCTCCTGCAAGGGCTGGAGACTCTCTCGCTCCGGGTGCAGCGTCATGTCGACAATGCGCTCGCTCTCGCTTCCTGGCTGGAAGATCTATCGGAAGTGAGCTGGGTCAATTACCCGGGATTGCCGTCACACCGATCACACGACCTGGCGAAGAAGTATCTCCAGCATGGCTTCGGGGCCGTCCTGTCGTTCGGCGTTGAGGGTGGATTCGAGGCGGCACGGCGGTTCATCAACGCGGTTGAGCTGGCCAGCCACCTCGCCAATGTGGGCGACGCCAAGACCCTGGTGATCCATCCGGCCTCCACGACCCACCAGCAACTCAGTGAGGAGGAACGTGCCGCGGCCGGCGTACGTTCCGATCTCGTTCGCGTGTCGGTCGGGATCGAGCACATCGAGGACATCAAGCGGGACTTCTCCCAGGCGCTCGCTCGTTCGCAAGAAGCAGCACCGGTGTGA
- a CDS encoding homoserine O-acetyltransferase — MSGTVGRVETRFVTLPDGQVLDDGERLAPVTVSYEIYGDLNPDRSNAVLVFHALTGSQHAAGLNEEVPGLDGRWTDDVRVGWWDEFIGPGKALDTDEFAVICANYIGSCYGSTGPSSVNPASGRRYGSTFPRITLGDIVDSQVAVLDHLGIGRLHAVIGGSVGGLMALSLASRYPDRVDVVIPIAAGLGVTALQRIHNFEQALAIENDPMFNRGDYYDGPRPERGLALARMIGHKTFVSLKAMEERARTEVVDRDETGGYVRIANPLESYMWHQGTKFVQRFDANSYLRIIEAWQTFDLLDQAGAADLDELLRRCRHQRFMVFSIDSDVCFYPDEQEELAAALKRAGVPVRRITVHSDRGHDAFLLEPDLFAPHLRDSLARH, encoded by the coding sequence ATGAGCGGCACGGTGGGTCGCGTCGAAACTCGTTTTGTGACCTTGCCGGATGGCCAGGTGCTCGACGACGGCGAGCGACTTGCGCCCGTGACGGTGTCGTACGAGATCTACGGGGACTTGAACCCGGATCGCTCGAACGCCGTCCTCGTGTTCCACGCCCTGACCGGAAGTCAGCATGCGGCCGGCCTCAATGAGGAGGTCCCCGGACTCGACGGCCGGTGGACCGATGACGTCCGGGTTGGCTGGTGGGACGAGTTCATCGGGCCGGGCAAGGCACTCGACACTGACGAGTTCGCGGTGATCTGCGCCAACTACATCGGGAGTTGCTACGGGTCGACGGGGCCTTCCTCGGTGAACCCGGCGAGCGGGCGGCGCTACGGTTCGACCTTCCCGCGGATCACCCTCGGCGACATTGTCGACAGCCAGGTGGCTGTTCTCGACCACCTCGGCATCGGTCGTCTCCACGCGGTCATCGGAGGGTCGGTCGGCGGGCTCATGGCACTGAGCCTCGCTTCCCGCTACCCGGATCGGGTCGACGTCGTGATCCCGATCGCCGCCGGCCTGGGCGTGACGGCCCTGCAGAGGATCCACAACTTCGAGCAAGCGCTAGCCATCGAGAACGACCCCATGTTCAACCGTGGGGACTACTACGACGGTCCGCGTCCGGAACGCGGTCTGGCGCTGGCCAGGATGATCGGCCACAAGACGTTCGTTTCGCTCAAGGCGATGGAGGAGCGGGCCCGGACGGAGGTAGTCGATCGCGACGAGACCGGCGGGTACGTCCGGATCGCGAATCCCCTCGAGTCGTACATGTGGCATCAGGGAACGAAGTTCGTCCAGCGGTTCGACGCCAACAGCTATCTGCGCATAATCGAGGCGTGGCAGACGTTCGATCTGCTTGATCAGGCCGGCGCGGCGGATCTCGACGAGTTGCTGCGACGCTGTCGCCACCAGCGGTTCATGGTGTTCTCGATCGATTCGGACGTGTGCTTCTATCCAGACGAGCAGGAGGAACTGGCCGCCGCCCTGAAGCGCGCCGGCGTTCCCGTCCGGCGAATCACAGTTCACTCCGATCGTGGTCACGACGCCTTCCTCCTGGAGCCCGATTTGTTCGCACCCCACCTTCGCGACTCACTAGCCCGGCACTAG
- a CDS encoding aldehyde dehydrogenase family protein: MTVSVGSIIHPEGVHTIEVSTPEEMDRFLGELDANKERWVQTSIERRIEYLELIMARTRALAERWTRLACDAKGIAFDEPVSSEEWNSGPHLTIRNARLLRNSLRDILEHGTPQFPGPVTTRKGQTVVGVFPTDIYDRLLWTGIKAEIWMEPGVTPADLAATQALAYGDDADQVGRVSLVLGAGNIASIPPMDVMYKLFAENEVVLLKMNPVNEYLGPLFADVFADMIDDGFMRIVYGGAAEGDYLSHHELVGSIHMTGSDKTHDAIVFGPGEEGAARKAADDPVLDKPFSSELGSVTPVIIVPGPWSEKDLQHQGKNISAMLTHNAGFNCIAARVVVTPESWTLRDRLIDAIKNGLSITPERPAYYPGAEDRWKAFLKEHPEAAGFGETTPGTVPWTLIEGLRAESTGDVCFTTESFTGLFAEASIPSPGSTAEYLRRAVQFCNEDLWGTLGATIIVHPKSLKDPEVRSAVNEAIADLRYGTVCVNLWTGVGFFSTSATWGAFPGSPRNDIQSGHGVVHNTYLFDRPQKSVMWGPFRTPVKPLWFADHKTKHHVTKKMVDLDADPSPGKLPGIFWLASRG; the protein is encoded by the coding sequence GTGACGGTATCGGTCGGCAGCATCATTCACCCTGAAGGCGTTCACACGATCGAGGTTTCGACGCCCGAGGAGATGGATCGCTTTCTCGGCGAGTTGGACGCCAACAAGGAACGTTGGGTGCAGACGTCGATCGAGCGGCGCATCGAGTACCTCGAGTTGATCATGGCCCGCACCCGGGCTCTAGCCGAGCGATGGACCCGTTTGGCCTGCGACGCCAAGGGAATCGCTTTCGACGAGCCGGTGTCGTCTGAGGAGTGGAACTCGGGACCCCACCTCACCATTCGCAACGCCCGGCTCCTGCGGAACTCTTTGCGCGACATCCTCGAGCACGGCACCCCCCAGTTCCCGGGTCCGGTGACGACACGCAAGGGCCAGACCGTCGTGGGAGTCTTTCCGACCGACATCTACGACCGGCTCCTCTGGACAGGGATCAAGGCCGAGATCTGGATGGAGCCGGGGGTGACACCTGCCGACCTCGCCGCCACTCAGGCTCTCGCTTATGGAGATGACGCTGATCAGGTCGGTCGGGTCTCGCTCGTGCTCGGTGCAGGCAACATCGCCTCGATCCCCCCAATGGACGTCATGTACAAGCTCTTCGCCGAAAACGAGGTCGTGCTACTCAAGATGAACCCGGTCAACGAGTACCTCGGGCCACTCTTCGCCGACGTATTCGCCGACATGATCGACGACGGGTTCATGCGGATTGTCTACGGGGGAGCCGCCGAAGGCGACTACCTCAGTCACCACGAGCTGGTCGGGTCCATTCACATGACCGGTTCGGACAAGACCCACGATGCGATCGTGTTTGGACCGGGCGAGGAGGGCGCTGCCCGCAAGGCGGCAGACGATCCGGTCCTCGACAAGCCGTTCAGTTCCGAACTCGGCAGCGTGACGCCCGTGATCATCGTTCCCGGGCCCTGGTCCGAGAAAGACCTCCAGCACCAGGGAAAGAACATCTCGGCCATGCTGACCCACAATGCCGGCTTCAATTGCATCGCGGCGCGGGTCGTCGTGACTCCCGAGAGTTGGACGCTGCGCGACCGGTTGATCGACGCGATCAAGAACGGCCTGTCGATCACCCCCGAGCGTCCTGCCTACTACCCGGGAGCCGAGGATCGATGGAAGGCGTTCTTGAAGGAACACCCGGAGGCTGCCGGATTCGGTGAAACGACTCCGGGAACCGTGCCCTGGACACTGATCGAAGGCCTGCGGGCGGAGTCGACGGGGGACGTGTGCTTCACGACGGAATCGTTCACCGGCCTGTTTGCCGAGGCATCGATCCCTTCGCCGGGGTCGACGGCTGAGTACCTCCGGCGGGCAGTGCAGTTCTGCAACGAAGATCTCTGGGGAACGCTCGGCGCCACCATCATCGTTCACCCGAAGTCGCTGAAGGACCCGGAGGTGCGGAGCGCCGTCAACGAGGCGATCGCCGACCTCCGGTACGGAACGGTCTGCGTGAATCTGTGGACCGGGGTCGGCTTCTTCTCGACAAGCGCGACCTGGGGCGCATTCCCCGGCTCCCCGAGGAACGACATCCAATCGGGTCACGGTGTTGTTCACAACACGTACCTGTTCGATCGGCCGCAGAAGAGCGTGATGTGGGGCCCGTTCCGAACGCCGGTGAAGCCGCTTTGGTTCGCCGACCACAAGACGAAGCATCACGTTACGAAGAAGATGGTCGACCTCGATGCGGATCCGTCGCCCGGGAAGCTGCCGGGCATCTTCTGGCTGGCGTCGAGGGGGTAG